A window of bacterium genomic DNA:
TTGAACTTTCTCCATCAAGAATTTTAACTCCTTCTTCGGTAATCTGTGCTAAATTAATTTATAAAATAACTGGATATTTATACCTTAAATGGAGAAAATAAACCTTTTGAATGAAGAGCAATTAAATGTTTTTCTTTCAAAAGAAATAAAAAAAATTCTTTTTATAGGTGGAGTGGATACAGGAAAAACAACTTTATTGAAATATATCTCAAATTTTTTATTTAAAAAAGGAGAAAATGTTTTTATTCTTGATTGTGATGTTGGACAATCACATATTGGTCCTCCCACAACAGTTGGTTATGCTAAATTAAAAGAAAAAATTGAGGATTTTAATTTAGATGCGGATAGATTTTACTTTGTTGGTTCTGTTACACCATCTAATTCTATCATTGAGTTCATTGCAGGAATTTCGATAATGAACCAATTTATTAGTAAAGAGAAAGGGAAGATTTTGATTGATACAACAGGATATGTAAAAAATAGGTTAGCGATTTCTTTGAAAATTCATAAAATAGAAATTTTAACCCCTGATTTTGTTTTTTTACTTGAAAAGGAAAAAGAACTTGAAGAGATAGAAAGGTTTTTGAAATTTTCAGGAATAAAATTTACAAAAATTAAAGTTGAGAATATCCCTGTAAAATCAATGGAAGAAAGAAATATCTTTAGGAAGAATAGATTTTTACAGTATTTTGGAAATTTAAAAAAAATTAACTTAAATATGGATAAGGTTTCAATTAAAATCACTAATTTGAGAGGAGTTTATAATGTTTTTGAGATTAAAAATTTAAATTTAAGAGGAAATTTATGTGGTTTAAAAAGAAGTAATTTAGATTATTTCTGTCTCGGTGTTATTGCTAATATGAAAAATGAATGGGCAGAAATTTTTATACCAGAGAAAGTTAATATAAATAACACAGATATTAAAAGTATTTCTATAAGCAATTATTCTATTTTGGAAATAGTTTCAGTTGAATAAAGTAAAACTTTCAAAAAAATTTGACAATAAAAAATTTTTAATTTTATAATTAACATAATGAACAA
This region includes:
- a CDS encoding polynucleotide 5'-hydroxyl-kinase, producing MEKINLLNEEQLNVFLSKEIKKILFIGGVDTGKTTLLKYISNFLFKKGENVFILDCDVGQSHIGPPTTVGYAKLKEKIEDFNLDADRFYFVGSVTPSNSIIEFIAGISIMNQFISKEKGKILIDTTGYVKNRLAISLKIHKIEILTPDFVFLLEKEKELEEIERFLKFSGIKFTKIKVENIPVKSMEERNIFRKNRFLQYFGNLKKINLNMDKVSIKITNLRGVYNVFEIKNLNLRGNLCGLKRSNLDYFCLGVIANMKNEWAEIFIPEKVNINNTDIKSISISNYSILEIVSVE